The following proteins are encoded in a genomic region of Arachis stenosperma cultivar V10309 chromosome 4, arast.V10309.gnm1.PFL2, whole genome shotgun sequence:
- the LOC130974163 gene encoding SKP1-like protein 21 isoform X1 — MSEIDMAVSKTEIMQPYIWLQTPDGAIKQVEQEIAMFCPFICQKVIQKGTGCSKNCAICLPQRVTPTILSLILDYCRFHQVPGRSNKERKSYDEKFMRMDTKQLCELTSAADSLQLKPLVDLTSRTLARIIEGKSPEEIRCIFNLPDDLTEEEKLEPLKNTTADPRIRLLNRLYAKKRKELKERERLKNVEIEVENVDDRSVDDLLSFINGNDADPKEMKNSKNKKKNRRRKEQQTSSSLKEASELNNKEINGHNIRPQTDGANGVSEASQSNTEDSTFVPREFDDGDIDEEIDPALQEKLDREVEDFARILNSDWPERMQELLSLGQERKAMPFTSNGNSFLRRNA, encoded by the exons ATGTCAGAAATTGACATGGCAGTTAGTAAAACCGAG ATTATGCAGCCGTATATCTGGCTTCAGACACCAGATGGTGCAATAAAACAAGTGGAACAGGAAATTGCAATGTTTTGCCCTTTTATTTGTCAAAAAGTAATACAAAAAGGCACGGGATGTTCAAAGAACTGTGCAATATGTCTTCCTCAACGAGTCACCCCTACTATTTTGAGCTTAATACTTGATTATTGCCGATTTCATCAAGTACCAGGTCGCTCAAACAAG GAGCGGAAGTCTTATGATGAGAAATTCATGCGGATGGACACGAAGCAGTTATGTGAGTTGACATCTGCTGCAGACAGCCTTCAGTTGAAACCATTGGTTGATCTTACCAGCCGTACACTTGCTCGAATAATTGAAGGAAAATCCCCTGAGGAAATACGCTGCATATTTAATTTGCCAGATGATCTTACAGAG GAAGAGAAATTGGAGCCCTTGAAAAACACAACTGCTGATCCGAGGATCAGGCTTTTGAACCGCTTGTATGctaagaaaaggaaagagcTGAAGGAGCGTGAGAGGCTAAAG AATGTTGAAATTGAAGTAGAGAATGTGGATGATCGTTCAGTCGATGACCTTTTGTCTTTTATTAATGGAAATGATGCAG ATCCAAAGGAGATGAAAAATtctaagaataaaaagaaaaaccgAAGAAGAAAAGAGCAACAGACGAGCTCTTCTTTGAAGGAAGCTTCTGAACTGAACAATAAG GAGATAAATGGTCATAATATCAGACCCCAAACTGATGGAGCTAATGGAGTTTCCGAGGCCTCTCAGTCTAATACAGAAGACAGCACTTTTGTTCCTAGAGAGTTTGATGATGGAGATATAGATGAGGAGATCGATCCTGCATTACAGGAAAAACTTGACAG GGAAGTGGAAGATTTCGCCCGCATATTAAATTCTGACTGGCCAGAGAGGATGCAGGAACTGTTGTCGTTGGGGCAAGAAAGAAAAGCAATGCCTTTTACATCCAATGGAAACAGTTTTTTAAGACGAAATGCTT AG
- the LOC130976859 gene encoding origin of replication complex subunit 5-like, with protein MNSEEAAQIPRRTTRSLASSSASTSNNASSAKVNSLEPLTINDLLVGGDPISLDELFSNFPGRSSQILEIVSLLGPLNTPMLPLFVYGGVSTGKTSIILRLFRHLNRPLVYSSCRTCYNQGILFESILNQLHLHRKSSANGYSNAKHCERPSDFINFLTEALTDAINNLKEKSEKLISGKTMAQGGIGNMIYLVFDNFQLVREWDKSSTLLPFLFNLYDLLKIPEVGLIFISNTSPDTFYSSNMGYVEPIPVYFPDYTDADLRKILSRNQADSKLYSSFLDVALRSFFRVTRQVDELSTAFKPLYEKYCEPLRDKRVFPNGDKDMKRKLFSHINPHITSSLNEIFKVSSHPSAEVENSKEANLKVNPKKLERREEIAKLDFHMSTSAKYLLISAFLASRNPATLDASLFDSKGGSDNRKRKRKPSEKVPERKESLEEELLMKGPGSFPLERLLAIFQCIVSVAEDPSDEDKQSGELMSDVLLQLSSLCNAKFIFKGRSCPIEGSVRYRSTVSEDLALKVARSLKFPLSSYLYKRT; from the exons ATGAATTCAGAGGAAGCTGCACAAATTCCCAGAAGAACTACAAGGTCTTTAGCTTCATCTTCTGCGTCGACTTCTAATAATGCATCTTCTGCAAAAGTAAATAGCCTTGAACCTCTAACAATCAATGACCTTTTAGTTGGAGGAGACCCTATTAGCCTAGATGAATTGTTTTCTAATTTCCCCGGTAGAAGTAGCCAGATTCTCGAGATTGTAAGTCTTTTGGGGCCATTGAACACTCCAATGCTTCCTTTGTTTGTGTATGGTGGTGTTTCCACTGGAAAAACCAGTATCATTCTTCGATTATTCCGGCATCTCAACAGGCCTCTTGTTTATTCTAGCTGCAGGACTTGTTATAATCAGGGTATCTTGTTTGAATCTATTCTAAATCAGTTGCATCTCCATAGAAAAAGTTCTGCCAATGGCTATTCAAATGCAAAGCACTGTGAGAGACCATcggattttattaattttcttacGGAAGCATTGACCGATGCCATAAACAATCTGAAGGAGAAGTCGGAGAAGTTGATATCAGGCAAGACAATGGCACAAGGGGGGATTGGAAACATGATCTACTTGGTATTTGACAATTTTCAGCTTGTTAGAGAGTGGGATAAGAGCTCTACTTTATTACCCTTTCTGTTTAATCTCTATGATCTGCTGAAGATTCCTGAGGTGGGTCTAATATTTATCAGCAATACTTCTCCAGATACCTTTTACTCTTCTAACATGGGTTATGTGGAGCCTATCCCTGTATACTTTCCTGATTACACAGATGCTGATCTTCGCAAAATATTGTCGAGAAACCAAGCAGACTCGAAGCTGTATTCTTCATTCTTGGA TGTGGCTTTAAGGTCTTTCTTTAGGGTTACTAGGCAGGTTGATGAATTGTCCACTGCCTTCAAACCACTATATGAAAAATATTGTGAACCTTTACGCGATAAAAGAGTCTTTCCTAATGGAGACAAAGACATGAAGAGAAAGTTATTTAGTCATATCAATCCTCACATCACGTCCTCTCTGAATGAGATATTTAAGGTTTCATCTCATCCTTCAGCTGAAGTTGAGAACTCCAAAGAGGCAAATCTGAAGGTGAATCCAAAGAAACTGGAGCGACGTGAAGAAATTGCCAAGCTAGACTTTCACATGTCTACGAGTGCAAAGTATCTTCTTATTTCAGCATTTCTTGCTTCCCGAAATCCAGCTACTCTTGATGCTTCACTTTTTGATTCCAAAGGAGGTTCTGATAATCGAAAGCGAAAGAGGAA ACCCTCTGAGAAGGTGCCTGAAAGAAAGGAAAGTTTAGAAGAGGAGTTACTAATGAAAGGACCTGGAAGTTTCCCACTGGAGAGGTTGTTAGCCATCTTTCAGTGTATTGTATCGGTCGCAGAAGATCCGTCGGATGAGGACAAACAAAGCGGCGAGCTGATGTCTGATGTTCTGTTGCAGCTATCCAGTCTCTGCAATgctaaatttatatttaaaggAAGAAGCTGTCCAATTGAAGGCTCAGTTCGGTATCGGTCAACTGTATCAGAAGACTTGGCTTTGAAG GTTGCAAGGAGCCTCAAGTTCCCTTTATCAAGTTATTTGTATAAAAGAACCTAG
- the LOC130974163 gene encoding SKP1-like protein 21 isoform X2: protein MQPYIWLQTPDGAIKQVEQEIAMFCPFICQKVIQKGTGCSKNCAICLPQRVTPTILSLILDYCRFHQVPGRSNKERKSYDEKFMRMDTKQLCELTSAADSLQLKPLVDLTSRTLARIIEGKSPEEIRCIFNLPDDLTEEEKLEPLKNTTADPRIRLLNRLYAKKRKELKERERLKNVEIEVENVDDRSVDDLLSFINGNDADPKEMKNSKNKKKNRRRKEQQTSSSLKEASELNNKEINGHNIRPQTDGANGVSEASQSNTEDSTFVPREFDDGDIDEEIDPALQEKLDREVEDFARILNSDWPERMQELLSLGQERKAMPFTSNGNSFLRRNA, encoded by the exons ATGCAGCCGTATATCTGGCTTCAGACACCAGATGGTGCAATAAAACAAGTGGAACAGGAAATTGCAATGTTTTGCCCTTTTATTTGTCAAAAAGTAATACAAAAAGGCACGGGATGTTCAAAGAACTGTGCAATATGTCTTCCTCAACGAGTCACCCCTACTATTTTGAGCTTAATACTTGATTATTGCCGATTTCATCAAGTACCAGGTCGCTCAAACAAG GAGCGGAAGTCTTATGATGAGAAATTCATGCGGATGGACACGAAGCAGTTATGTGAGTTGACATCTGCTGCAGACAGCCTTCAGTTGAAACCATTGGTTGATCTTACCAGCCGTACACTTGCTCGAATAATTGAAGGAAAATCCCCTGAGGAAATACGCTGCATATTTAATTTGCCAGATGATCTTACAGAG GAAGAGAAATTGGAGCCCTTGAAAAACACAACTGCTGATCCGAGGATCAGGCTTTTGAACCGCTTGTATGctaagaaaaggaaagagcTGAAGGAGCGTGAGAGGCTAAAG AATGTTGAAATTGAAGTAGAGAATGTGGATGATCGTTCAGTCGATGACCTTTTGTCTTTTATTAATGGAAATGATGCAG ATCCAAAGGAGATGAAAAATtctaagaataaaaagaaaaaccgAAGAAGAAAAGAGCAACAGACGAGCTCTTCTTTGAAGGAAGCTTCTGAACTGAACAATAAG GAGATAAATGGTCATAATATCAGACCCCAAACTGATGGAGCTAATGGAGTTTCCGAGGCCTCTCAGTCTAATACAGAAGACAGCACTTTTGTTCCTAGAGAGTTTGATGATGGAGATATAGATGAGGAGATCGATCCTGCATTACAGGAAAAACTTGACAG GGAAGTGGAAGATTTCGCCCGCATATTAAATTCTGACTGGCCAGAGAGGATGCAGGAACTGTTGTCGTTGGGGCAAGAAAGAAAAGCAATGCCTTTTACATCCAATGGAAACAGTTTTTTAAGACGAAATGCTT AG
- the LOC130974162 gene encoding signal peptide peptidase-like 4 → MVSFSVEGTVWCCVLMVIITVSFAGDIVHPDNIAPKRPGCDNNFVLVKVPTWINGVENCEYVGVGARFGPTLESKEKHATHTRVAIADPPDCCSKPKNKLTGEIILVHRGQCSFTTKANIAEEAGASAILIINNRTELFKMVCEENETDIDIGIPAVMLPQDAGENIKSHIQNKSIVSVQLYSPLRPLVDVAEVFLWLMAVGTILCASYWSAWTTRETAVEREKLLKDASDEYLNTENAGSTGYVEINTMAAISFVVIASCFLLMLYKLMASWFIEVLVVLFCIGGVEGLQTCLVALLSCFRWFQHAGQTFVKIPFFGAVSYLTLAMTPFCIVFAVLWGVFRHVSFAWIGQDILGIALIITVLQIVRIPNLKVGTVLLSCAFLYDIFWVFVSKWWFHESVMIVVARGDRSGEDGIPMLLKIPRLFDPWGGYSIIGFGDIILPGLLVAFSLRYDWLAKRNLRSGYFVWAMSAYGLGLLITYVALNLMDGHGQPALLYIVPFTLGTFLSLGKKRGELNLLWTRGEPEMPCPHNQESQQ, encoded by the exons ATGGTTTCATTTTCAGTTGAAGGAACTGTGTGGTGCTGTGTGTTAATGGTTATTATAACTGTGAGTTTTGCTGGGGATATAGTACACCCTGATAATATTGCTCCCAAGAGACCTGGTTGTGATAACAACTTTGTTCTG GTTAAAGTCCCAACTTGGATTAATGGTGTGGAGAACTGTGAGTATGTTGGTGTTGGTGCAAGATTTGGCCCTACATTGGAATCTAAAGAAAAACATGCTACCCATACTAGAGTCGCCATTGCGGATCCTCCTGATTGTTGTAGCAAGCCGAAGAATAAG CTCACTGGCGAGATCATTTTGGTGCACCGAGGACAATGTAGTTTCACAACCAAGGCAAATATAGCTGAAGAAGCTGGTGCTTCAGCGATCCTCATTATAAATAATCGGACAG AACTTTTCAAGATGGTTTGTGAAGAGAATGAAACTGATATTGATATTGGAATTCCTGCTGTGATGCTTCCACAAGATGCTGGTGAAAACATTAAAAGTCATATACAAAACAAATCGATAG TGTCTGTGCAGTTATACTCTCCGCTGCGCCCATTAGTTGATGTAGCGGAAGTGTTTTTATGGCTTATGGCTGTTGGTACCATTCTCTGTGCTTCTTATTGGTCTGCCTGGACAACCAGAGAGACTGCTGTTGAGCGGGAGAAGCTATTAAAG GATGCTTCGGATGAATATTTGAATACTGAGAATGCTGGTTCTACTGGTTATGTAGAAATCAATACCATGGCAGCAATTTCTTTTGTTGTGATCGCTTCTTGTTTCTTGCTTATGCTTTACAAATTAATGGCATCCTGGTTTATTGAAGTTCTGGTGGTTCTATTTTGCATTGGTGGTGTTGAG GGACTGCAAACTTGCTTGGTGGCTCTGTTATCATG TTTCAGATGGTTTCAACATGCTGGGCAAACATTTGTAAAAATACCCTTCTTTGGAGCTGTCTCATATTTGACGCTTGCTATGACTCCCTTCTGCATAGTATTTGCCGTGCTTTGGGGTGTTTTTCGACACGTATCTTTTGCATGGATTGGACAAGATATTCTT GGAATTGCATTGATAATTACGGTTCTTCAGATTGTCCGCATACCAAATCTCAAG GTTGGAACTGTTCTTCTTAGTTGCGCCTTTCTATATGACATCTTCTGGGTATTTGTCTCTAagtggtggttccatgagagcGTAATGATAGTG GTAGCTCGAGGCGATAGGAGTGGAGAAGATGGTATCCCCATGCTGCTTAAAATACCGCGTCTGTTTGATCCTTGGGGTGGTTACAGCATAATTGGTTTTGGGGACATAATCTTACCGGGGCTTCTAGTTGCATTTTCACTAAG GTATGATTGGTTGGCAAAGAGGAACCTTCGGTCTGGATACTTCGTGTGGGCAATGAGTGCTTACGGTTTAG GTCTCCTTATTACATATGTTGCTTTGAACTTGATGGATGGGCATGGTCAACCAGCATTGCTTTATATCGTCCCGTTTACTCTTG GCACATTTTTGTCATTGggaaagaagagaggagaacTCAATCTTTTATGGACAAGAGGGGAACCAGAAATGCCTTGCCCTCATAACCAAGAGTCTCAACAATGA